GCCGCCCGCCAGGTTGTGCAGCTTCGACTCCTGGATGGCGGTCGCCAGCGAGATGGTCACCGCCCGCTCCGGCAGGCCCCGGGCCATCGCCACCGCCGTGATGGTGGCCGCGTTCGCCGCCTGCGGCAGCTCCAGCGTCCCCGAGCCGGCCGCGGTGGTGACCTTGCAGCCCTCGGCCGGGGGCGCGAGCTTGTCCCGGTTCAGCCACACCACCAGGCCGCCGACCACCGCCAGCGCCAGCACCCCGACCAGCACCCGCCGCCACGGCCGCCGCCGGCGCGGCGCCCCGTACCCGTCGTCGTACGCGGCGTCGTACCCGTCGTCGTACCCGTCGTCCGCGGCGTCGTACCCGGCGTCCTCGGCCACGGTGGCCCCTTTCCCTGGTGGTGCGGTCGCCGCGGTCCCGGCCCGGCGCGCGTGGTTCGCGGACACCGTAACCGCTCGGACGGCCGTACGGGTCCGCGCGGTTGCGCGGGCGCCCGCGCGGCGGTCCGGCGGCTCGGTAGGGTGGCCGCCATGAGCAGCCCGAACGAGCCCCTCGACCTGACCCTCGACGGCGGAGCGCTGACCGCCCGCCTGGTCGACTTCCCGTCCGTCAGCGGTGAGGAGACCGCCCTGGCGGACGCCGTCGAGGCCGCGCTCCGGGCCTTCCCGCACCTCACCGTCGACCGCCACGGCAACAACGTGGTCGCCCGCACCCACTTCGGCCGGGACGAGCGGGTGGTGCTCGCCGGCCACCTGGACACCGTGCCGATCGCCGACAACGTGCCCTCGCACGTCGAGGGTGACCTGCTCTACGGCTGCGGCACCTCCGACATGAAGTCCGGCGTCGCCGTGCAGCTGCGGCTCGCCGCCACGCTCACCGAGGCCAACCGGGACGTCACCTACGTCTTCTACGACTGCGAGGAGGTGGAGGCCACCCGCAACGGCCTCGGCCACCTGTTCGCGACCCACCCCGACTGGCTGGCCGGGGACTTCGCCGTCCTGATGGAGCCCAGCGGCGCCGTCGTCGAGGGCGGCTGCCAGGGCAGCCTGCGCGCCGACGTCACGCTCACCGGCGTCCGGGCCCACGCCGCCCGCGGCTGGCTCGGCGACAACGCCATCCACAAGGCCGCGGAGGTGCTGCGCCGGCTCGCCGAGTACCAGCCGCGCCGGGTGGAGATCGACGGCCTGGAGTACCGCGAGGGCCTCAACGCCACCCGGATCGACGGCGGCGTCGCCGGGAACGTCATCCCCGACGAGTGCACCATCCACGTCGC
This is a stretch of genomic DNA from Kitasatospora fiedleri. It encodes these proteins:
- the dapE gene encoding succinyl-diaminopimelate desuccinylase, which translates into the protein MSSPNEPLDLTLDGGALTARLVDFPSVSGEETALADAVEAALRAFPHLTVDRHGNNVVARTHFGRDERVVLAGHLDTVPIADNVPSHVEGDLLYGCGTSDMKSGVAVQLRLAATLTEANRDVTYVFYDCEEVEATRNGLGHLFATHPDWLAGDFAVLMEPSGAVVEGGCQGSLRADVTLTGVRAHAARGWLGDNAIHKAAEVLRRLAEYQPRRVEIDGLEYREGLNATRIDGGVAGNVIPDECTIHVAFRFAPDRTLEQAEEHLRAVFEGYRLDIADASPAALPGLGLPAARAFLAAVGGEPRAKFGWTDVARFSAHGVPAVNYGPGDPNLAHKREEHCSLSAIAEVEQRLRDWLSR